One genomic region from Stackebrandtia nassauensis DSM 44728 encodes:
- a CDS encoding universal stress protein → MKNTTSAPVVVGVDGSAESLAAVSLAAAEAALRDAPLRVVHARVSGATADAETLVPHDVSATMAAALRTALDARPGLEITTEIIDASASTVLLDESDKSAVLVIGSRGAGGVSQLLLGSVALDVVTRAHRPVMMARGTEPATDAPVVVGVSGAPTGRDAIGYAFTEAEARGVPLHAVHAFNYPYTRDASQISEREHERANRLLANWVGEWRDRYPTVAVHLFSVHALDPVAALLDFSSSASMLVLGSRHRGKLRTRLLGSTGYTLMRTSQCPLAIVHKEQQSGQPQHFVSTLERAKV, encoded by the coding sequence ATGAAAAATACAACGTCCGCACCCGTTGTCGTCGGGGTAGACGGTTCGGCGGAAAGTCTCGCCGCGGTCTCCCTGGCAGCCGCAGAAGCGGCACTGCGTGACGCACCGCTGCGAGTGGTGCACGCACGTGTTTCCGGTGCGACCGCCGACGCCGAAACCCTTGTTCCCCATGACGTTTCGGCGACCATGGCGGCCGCGCTTCGCACCGCCCTGGACGCCCGGCCCGGGCTCGAGATCACCACCGAGATCATCGATGCCTCCGCGTCCACCGTCCTGCTGGACGAATCCGACAAATCCGCCGTCCTGGTCATCGGGTCCCGGGGCGCTGGCGGAGTCTCGCAGCTGCTGCTCGGCTCCGTCGCGCTCGACGTGGTCACCCGCGCCCACCGGCCGGTCATGATGGCCCGCGGCACCGAGCCCGCCACCGACGCGCCCGTCGTCGTCGGAGTCAGCGGAGCCCCCACCGGACGCGACGCCATCGGCTACGCCTTCACCGAAGCCGAAGCCCGCGGCGTCCCGCTGCACGCGGTACACGCGTTCAACTACCCGTACACCCGCGACGCGTCACAGATCTCGGAGCGCGAGCACGAACGCGCCAACCGGCTGCTGGCCAACTGGGTGGGCGAGTGGCGCGACAGGTACCCGACGGTCGCGGTGCACCTGTTCTCGGTGCACGCCCTCGACCCCGTCGCGGCGCTGCTCGACTTCTCGAGTTCGGCGAGCATGCTGGTGCTGGGTTCCCGGCATCGCGGCAAGCTGCGGACCCGGCTGCTGGGTTCGACGGGCTACACGCTGATGCGCACGAGCCAGTGCCCGTTGGCGATCGTCCACAAAGAGCAGCAGTCGGGACAGCCGCAGCACTTCGTCAGCACGCTGGAGCGCGCGAAGGTCTGA